One window of Kineococcus endophyticus genomic DNA carries:
- a CDS encoding SPFH domain-containing protein, translating to MDNVVTLIVLVLVILFAVTVIIRTIRIVPQATAVIVERLGRYSRTLDAGLHFLVPFIDKVRANVDLREQVVSFPPQPVITSDNLVVSIDTVIYYQPTDPKSATYEIANYIQGIEQLTVTTLRNVIGSLDLEQTLTSRDQINGQLRGVLDEATGRWGIRVNRVELKAIDPPASVQDSMEKQMRAERDRRAAILNAEGSKQSQILTAEGEKQSSILRAEGQAQAAILRSQGEAKAITQVFDAIHRGDPDPKLLAYQYLQTLPQIARGDANKVWIVPSELNDALKGFGSMFSAHGGPDAAAPRRREAQDGDSAHDAAHDAGLPDVVLEDPAEALKRAREEAAGAARDAEGATRLSKDD from the coding sequence ATGGACAACGTCGTGACCCTGATCGTCCTGGTGCTCGTCATCCTGTTCGCGGTGACGGTGATCATCCGGACGATCCGGATCGTCCCGCAGGCCACGGCCGTCATCGTCGAACGCCTCGGGCGGTACTCACGGACCTTGGACGCCGGGCTGCACTTCCTCGTGCCGTTCATCGACAAGGTGCGCGCGAACGTCGACCTGCGCGAACAGGTCGTCTCGTTCCCGCCGCAGCCGGTCATCACGTCCGACAACCTCGTCGTCAGCATCGACACGGTCATCTACTACCAGCCGACCGACCCGAAGTCGGCGACGTACGAGATCGCGAACTACATCCAGGGCATCGAGCAGCTCACGGTCACGACGTTGCGCAACGTCATCGGGTCTCTCGACCTCGAGCAGACCCTGACGAGCCGCGACCAGATCAACGGTCAGTTGCGCGGGGTGCTCGACGAGGCGACCGGACGCTGGGGGATCCGCGTGAACCGCGTGGAGCTCAAGGCGATCGACCCGCCCGCGAGCGTCCAGGACTCGATGGAGAAGCAGATGCGCGCCGAACGCGACCGGCGCGCCGCGATCCTCAACGCCGAGGGTTCCAAGCAGTCGCAGATCCTCACGGCCGAGGGCGAGAAGCAGTCCTCGATCCTGCGGGCCGAGGGTCAGGCGCAGGCCGCGATCCTGCGCTCGCAGGGTGAGGCGAAGGCCATCACCCAGGTGTTCGACGCCATCCACCGCGGCGACCCGGACCCGAAGCTGCTGGCCTACCAGTACCTGCAGACGCTGCCGCAGATCGCCCGCGGCGACGCGAACAAGGTCTGGATCGTCCCCAGCGAACTCAACGACGCGCTCAAGGGTTTCGGGTCGATGTTCTCCGCCCACGGGGGCCCCGACGCCGCCGCGCCGCGCCGCCGCGAGGCCCAGGACGGCGACTCCGCCCACGACGCTGCCCACGACGCCGGTCTGCCCGACGTCGTCCTGGAGGACCCGGCCGAGGCGCTCAAGCGCGCCCGCGAGGAGGCCGCCGGTGCCGCGCGGGACGCCGAGGGCGCGACCCGCCTCAGCAAGGACGACTAG
- a CDS encoding RibD family protein, with protein sequence MTVDARPPAGAAGSRGPTDRDDWDALLRLAREDDPVLVAAGLRARAGGALVDRYAPMLLAGRRGVVAQLGQSLDGCIATASGDSAFVTGDADREHLHRLRALVDAVVVGPGTVDADDPQLTVRAVSGPNPVRVVLDPRDSLRDRAVLADPATVHVRGDVARDPSAVLALLRERGLRRVLVEGGGATVSRWVDAGLVDRLFLTVAPLVVGRGGRRGLALPDVEPLRDCLRPPARRHLLGEDVCFELDLRPG encoded by the coding sequence GTGACCGTCGACGCGCGACCCCCTGCGGGGGCGGCCGGGTCGAGGGGGCCCACGGACCGGGACGACTGGGACGCGCTGCTGCGGCTGGCGCGCGAGGACGACCCGGTGCTGGTCGCGGCGGGCCTGCGGGCCCGGGCCGGTGGTGCGCTCGTGGACCGCTACGCGCCGATGCTGCTGGCGGGCCGGCGCGGGGTCGTCGCCCAGCTCGGCCAGAGCCTCGACGGCTGCATCGCGACGGCGTCGGGCGACTCCGCCTTCGTCACCGGGGACGCCGACCGGGAGCACCTGCACCGGTTGCGCGCGCTCGTGGACGCGGTCGTGGTGGGGCCCGGCACGGTGGACGCAGACGACCCGCAGCTGACCGTGCGGGCCGTGAGCGGGCCCAACCCCGTCCGCGTCGTGCTGGACCCGAGGGACAGCCTGCGCGACCGCGCCGTGCTGGCCGACCCGGCGACGGTGCACGTCCGCGGTGACGTCGCGCGCGACCCGTCCGCCGTGCTGGCCCTGCTGCGCGAGCGGGGTCTGCGGCGGGTGCTCGTCGAGGGCGGCGGCGCGACGGTCAGCCGGTGGGTCGACGCCGGCCTCGTGGACCGGCTCTTCCTCACCGTCGCCCCCCTCGTGGTCGGCCGCGGCGGCCGGCGGGGACTGGCCCTGCCCGACGTCGAGCCGCTGCGGGACTGCCTGCGTCCCCCCGCCCGCCGGCACCTGCTGGGCGAGGACGTCTGCTTCGAGCTGGACCTGCGCCCCGGCTGA
- a CDS encoding SufE family protein has product MAEIVEDFQALPDRERLQLLLEFSQGLRPLPAEFEGHLEKMERVDECQSPVFISVEVDGQDGGAPVHLHVSAPAEAPTTRGFAGVLQEGLDGLPAQVVLDLPGDVCHRLGLDQAVSPLRMRGMTGMLARVKRQVRVATAT; this is encoded by the coding sequence ATGGCGGAGATCGTCGAGGACTTCCAGGCCCTGCCGGACCGGGAGCGCCTGCAGCTCCTGCTGGAGTTCAGCCAGGGTCTGCGGCCGCTGCCGGCCGAGTTCGAGGGGCACCTCGAGAAGATGGAACGCGTCGACGAGTGCCAGTCGCCCGTGTTCATCTCCGTCGAGGTCGACGGCCAGGACGGCGGCGCCCCCGTGCACCTGCACGTCTCGGCGCCGGCGGAGGCGCCGACGACGCGGGGTTTCGCCGGTGTGCTGCAGGAGGGTCTCGACGGCCTGCCCGCGCAGGTCGTGCTGGACCTCCCGGGGGACGTGTGCCACCGGTTGGGTCTGGACCAGGCGGTCTCCCCCCTCCGGATGCGGGGCATGACCGGGATGCTGGCGCGGGTGAAGCGCCAGGTGAGGGTCGCGACCGCGACCTGA
- a CDS encoding ParA family protein, with product MITLAVCSAKGGVGKTSVVLGLASAALARGTSTLVVDLDPQADATSGLDVTAQRAHDVAAVLTSPKRRVAEDAVAPSGWVDDHPGLLDVVSGSADSARRDTPDADEEELKALRRALRKLDDHDLAILDTPPSLNGLTRSAWRAADAVLVVSDASRFSVAAVDRTLREVRSLRSGPSVVGIVVNRFTQRSGEQRFRFEELRGLFGDLVLDPLPDRVSVPQSQGAGVPLHALKTRTARTLAAQFDSLLDRVLETARGTAGSF from the coding sequence GTGATCACCCTCGCCGTCTGCAGTGCCAAGGGCGGTGTCGGCAAGACCTCCGTCGTGCTGGGTCTCGCGTCGGCCGCCCTGGCCCGCGGCACCAGCACCCTGGTGGTGGACCTGGACCCGCAGGCCGACGCGACGTCGGGGCTGGACGTGACGGCCCAGCGCGCGCACGACGTCGCCGCCGTCCTGACCTCCCCCAAGCGGCGCGTCGCCGAGGACGCCGTCGCGCCGAGCGGCTGGGTCGACGACCACCCCGGGCTGCTCGACGTCGTCAGCGGGTCCGCCGACTCGGCCCGGCGCGACACCCCCGACGCCGACGAGGAGGAGCTCAAGGCGCTGCGCCGCGCACTGCGCAAGCTGGACGACCACGACCTGGCCATCCTCGACACACCCCCCTCCCTCAACGGCCTGACCCGCTCGGCGTGGCGCGCCGCGGACGCGGTGCTCGTCGTCTCGGACGCCAGCCGGTTCTCGGTCGCCGCCGTCGACCGGACGCTGCGCGAGGTGCGGTCGTTGCGGTCCGGCCCGAGCGTCGTGGGCATCGTCGTCAACCGGTTCACGCAGCGGTCCGGCGAACAGCGGTTCCGGTTCGAGGAACTGCGCGGCCTGTTCGGTGACCTGGTCCTCGACCCGCTGCCCGACCGGGTGTCCGTCCCGCAGTCCCAGGGCGCCGGGGTCCCCCTGCACGCGCTGAAGACGCGGACGGCGAGAACGCTTGCGGCTCAGTTCGACTCGCTGCTCGACCGGGTCCTGGAGACGGCGAGGGGAACCGCAGGGAGTTTCTAG
- the gcvP gene encoding aminomethyl-transferring glycine dehydrogenase — protein sequence MTSPSVPVDRELPPFTPEPAALPFSARHIGPDAVAVARMLDVVGLSSLDELVGRAVPAGIRDGVLDLPEALDETSVTAALRALAGRNRVVPSLIGLGYHGTRTPAVVRRNVLEDPAWYTAYTPYQPEISQGRLEALLNFQTAVTDLTGLDIANASLLDEGTAAAEAMTLARRTSKAPRGAVFAVDADVLPQTLAVLRTRAVPLGLELAVVDLDAPDPLAGVGDVFGLLVQYPGTSGRVRDLAAVVADAKAKGAVTVAAADLLALTVLVPPAEFGVDVAVGSSQRFGVPMGAGGPHAAYMAVRKGLERSLPGRLVGVSVDADGNKAYRLALQTREQHIRRDKATSNICTAQVLLAVMAGCYAVWHGPEGLRAIGLQVARRASALAQQLREGGVEVVHDEFFDTVLARVPGRADEVVAAALAAGVNLRRVDADHVGMTVDETTSDAHVAAALRGFGLDPSEVAAEPALPESLRRTSEFLTHPVFSQHRSETAMLRYLSRLSDADYALDRGAIPLGSCTMKLNATTELEPISWPEFADLHPYAPADQLAGTAELVADLERWLAEVTGYDAVSLQPNAGSQGEFAGLLAIRAYHVAQGQGERTICLIPSSAHGTNAASAVMAGLKVVVVACDEAGNVDLDDLRAKVSQHAGDLAALMVTYPSTHGVYEESIREVCGLVHDAGGQVYVDGANLNALVGLARPGKFGADVSHLNLHKTFCIPHGGGGPGVGPVAVRSHLAPFLPSTAPDAGGVGMVSAAPFGSAGILPIPWAYLRLMGPDGLRAATVQAVLSANYVAARLSAAFPVLYRGPGGLVAHECILDLRPMTKATGVTVDDVAKRLIDHGFHAPTMSFPVVGTLMVEPTESEDLAELDRFCDAMLAIAAEVQEIADGRWAVEDSPLRHAPHTAASLVGEWDHPYTRAEAVYPAGMDPRTKYWPPVRRIDGAAGDRNLVCSCPPLSEY from the coding sequence ATGACCTCGCCGTCCGTGCCCGTCGACCGCGAACTGCCCCCGTTCACGCCCGAACCCGCCGCCCTGCCGTTCAGTGCCCGGCACATCGGCCCCGACGCCGTCGCCGTGGCCCGCATGCTCGACGTGGTCGGGCTGTCCTCCCTCGACGAGCTCGTCGGCCGCGCCGTCCCCGCGGGCATCCGCGACGGCGTCCTGGACCTGCCCGAGGCCCTCGACGAGACGTCGGTGACGGCCGCGCTGCGCGCCCTCGCCGGCCGCAACCGCGTCGTCCCCTCCCTCATCGGCCTGGGGTACCACGGCACCCGCACGCCGGCCGTGGTGAGGCGCAACGTCCTCGAGGACCCGGCCTGGTACACCGCCTACACGCCGTACCAGCCGGAGATCTCCCAGGGCCGGCTGGAGGCCCTGCTGAACTTCCAGACCGCGGTCACCGACCTCACGGGCCTCGACATCGCGAACGCCTCGCTCCTGGACGAGGGCACCGCCGCCGCCGAGGCCATGACGCTGGCGCGGCGCACGTCCAAGGCACCCCGGGGCGCGGTCTTCGCGGTCGACGCCGACGTGCTGCCGCAGACCCTCGCGGTCCTGCGCACGCGCGCCGTCCCGCTCGGGCTCGAGCTGGCCGTCGTCGACCTCGACGCCCCCGACCCGCTCGCCGGGGTGGGGGACGTCTTCGGGCTGCTCGTGCAGTACCCGGGGACGTCGGGCCGGGTGCGCGACCTGGCGGCCGTCGTCGCCGACGCGAAGGCCAAGGGCGCCGTCACCGTCGCCGCGGCCGACCTGCTCGCCCTCACCGTCCTCGTCCCGCCGGCCGAGTTCGGCGTCGACGTGGCCGTCGGGTCCAGCCAGCGGTTCGGCGTCCCGATGGGCGCCGGCGGTCCGCACGCCGCGTACATGGCCGTGCGCAAGGGCCTGGAGCGCTCGCTGCCGGGCCGGCTCGTGGGCGTCTCGGTGGACGCGGACGGGAACAAGGCCTACCGCCTGGCCCTGCAGACCCGCGAGCAGCACATCCGCCGCGACAAGGCGACGTCCAACATCTGCACCGCGCAGGTGCTCCTGGCCGTCATGGCCGGCTGCTACGCCGTCTGGCACGGCCCCGAGGGTCTGCGTGCCATCGGGCTGCAGGTGGCCCGCCGCGCGTCCGCGCTCGCGCAGCAGTTGCGCGAGGGTGGCGTCGAGGTCGTGCACGACGAGTTCTTCGACACCGTCCTGGCCCGGGTGCCCGGTCGCGCGGACGAGGTGGTGGCCGCCGCCCTGGCGGCGGGCGTGAACCTGCGCCGCGTCGACGCCGACCACGTCGGGATGACCGTCGACGAGACGACGTCGGACGCGCACGTGGCGGCCGCCCTGCGCGGGTTCGGCCTGGACCCCTCCGAGGTGGCCGCCGAACCCGCCCTGCCCGAGTCCCTGCGCCGCACGTCGGAGTTCCTCACCCACCCGGTGTTCTCCCAGCACCGGTCCGAGACGGCGATGCTGCGCTACCTCAGCCGGCTGTCCGACGCCGACTACGCCCTGGACCGCGGGGCGATCCCGCTGGGCTCGTGCACGATGAAGCTCAACGCGACGACCGAGCTCGAACCCATCTCCTGGCCGGAGTTCGCCGACCTGCACCCCTACGCCCCGGCCGACCAGCTCGCGGGCACCGCCGAACTCGTCGCCGACCTCGAGCGGTGGCTCGCCGAGGTCACCGGGTACGACGCCGTCTCGTTGCAGCCCAACGCCGGTTCGCAGGGGGAGTTCGCCGGTCTCCTCGCGATCCGCGCCTACCACGTGGCGCAGGGGCAGGGCGAGCGCACGATCTGCCTCATCCCCAGTTCCGCGCACGGCACGAACGCCGCCAGCGCCGTCATGGCCGGGCTGAAGGTCGTCGTCGTCGCGTGCGACGAGGCCGGCAACGTCGACCTCGACGACCTGCGCGCCAAGGTCTCCCAGCACGCCGGAGACCTCGCCGCGCTCATGGTCACCTACCCGTCCACCCACGGGGTCTACGAGGAGTCCATCCGCGAAGTCTGCGGCCTCGTCCACGACGCCGGCGGCCAGGTGTACGTCGACGGCGCGAACCTCAACGCCCTCGTCGGCCTCGCCCGGCCCGGGAAGTTCGGCGCCGACGTCTCGCACCTGAACCTGCACAAGACGTTCTGCATCCCCCACGGCGGTGGCGGCCCGGGCGTCGGGCCCGTCGCGGTGCGTTCCCACCTCGCGCCGTTCCTGCCCTCGACCGCACCGGACGCGGGCGGTGTCGGCATGGTCTCGGCCGCGCCGTTCGGTTCCGCGGGGATCCTGCCGATCCCGTGGGCGTACCTGCGGCTCATGGGCCCGGACGGCCTGCGCGCGGCCACCGTCCAGGCGGTGCTGTCGGCGAACTACGTCGCGGCCCGGCTGTCCGCCGCGTTCCCGGTCCTCTACCGCGGGCCGGGCGGGCTCGTCGCCCACGAGTGCATCCTCGACCTGCGGCCCATGACGAAGGCCACGGGCGTCACGGTCGACGACGTCGCGAAGCGGCTCATCGACCACGGGTTCCACGCCCCGACGATGTCGTTCCCCGTCGTGGGCACGCTCATGGTCGAACCGACCGAGAGCGAGGACCTCGCCGAACTCGACCGGTTCTGCGACGCGATGCTCGCCATCGCCGCCGAGGTGCAGGAGATCGCCGACGGGCGCTGGGCCGTGGAGGACTCCCCGCTGCGGCACGCCCCGCACACGGCGGCGTCCCTCGTCGGCGAGTGGGACCACCCGTACACGCGCGCCGAGGCGGTCTACCCGGCGGGGATGGACCCGCGCACGAAGTACTGGCCGCCGGTGCGTCGCATCGACGGCGCGGCGGGGGACCGGAACCTCGTCTGCTCGTGCCCGCCGCTGTCGGAGTACTGA
- a CDS encoding NfeD family protein, with product MITVEFLDALLDRSWLLWIAAALVLGILEITAIDLVFAMLAGGALAGAAADAFGLSFVWQVVLAALVAALLIGTIRPVLLRRLRMPPVGTTNAAALVGRPALVLADVTVRGGQVKLAGETWSARSAGPAFAAGDDVVVTAIDGATAVIGPLPATPPPTAVPEGP from the coding sequence GTGATCACCGTGGAGTTCCTGGACGCCTTGCTCGACCGCAGCTGGCTGCTGTGGATCGCGGCCGCGCTCGTCCTGGGGATCCTGGAGATCACCGCGATCGACCTGGTCTTCGCCATGCTCGCCGGCGGCGCCCTCGCGGGCGCCGCCGCCGACGCGTTCGGCCTCAGCTTCGTCTGGCAGGTCGTCCTGGCGGCCCTCGTCGCCGCCCTGCTCATCGGAACCATCCGCCCCGTCCTGCTGCGGCGGTTGCGGATGCCACCGGTCGGCACGACGAACGCGGCCGCGCTCGTGGGGCGCCCCGCGCTCGTCCTCGCCGACGTCACGGTCCGCGGCGGGCAGGTCAAGCTCGCCGGTGAGACGTGGTCGGCGCGGTCGGCCGGTCCGGCGTTCGCGGCCGGTGACGACGTGGTCGTCACCGCGATCGACGGCGCGACGGCCGTCATCGGCCCCTTGCCCGCGACCCCACCGCCGACGGCGGTCCCGGAGGGTCCCTGA
- a CDS encoding cryptochrome/photolyase family protein translates to MPTPDEPTPLPERSPQTRRWLFADQLGPHFLDAPRQPVLLVESVDVFRRGRFHRRKAHLILSALRHRAAELGDQAVFVRARTYREGLAECGEPVSVCDPTSYVARRFVRRLEDVEVLASRGFVVSEGQFAHWAEQRGEKRLLMEDFYRDVRRHHGLLMDGEKPVGGTWNYDHDNREGPPKKRTALDVREPWWPTEDEIDEEVRADLDRWERDEGVEFTGVDGPRRFAVTRREALSGLRRFLTDRLEQFGVYEDAMMAQDPWMSHSLLSAPMNLGLLDPVEVARKAEEHGRAHDVRLASVEGFVRQVVGWRSYTWHLYWHLGEDYKRRNALGARTELPQWFADLDADAVEANCLHHVLAGVRDEGWVHHIPRLMVLGNWGLQRGYHPADLADWFWRNFVDGYDWVMTTNVVGMSQHADHGVLATKPYASGGAYIDRMSDFCGGCRYDPKVRVGEDACPFTAGYWNFLAGHREQLEGNRRMTQALRGLNRLRDLDGVLHQEAERGSGPP, encoded by the coding sequence GTGCCGACCCCTGACGAGCCGACGCCGCTGCCGGAACGGTCCCCGCAGACCCGGCGCTGGCTGTTCGCCGACCAGCTCGGCCCGCACTTCCTCGACGCCCCGCGCCAGCCGGTGCTGCTGGTGGAGTCGGTGGACGTGTTCCGCCGCGGCCGCTTCCACCGCCGCAAGGCGCACCTCATCCTCTCCGCCCTGCGGCACCGGGCCGCCGAGCTGGGGGACCAGGCCGTCTTCGTCCGGGCCCGCACCTACCGCGAGGGCCTGGCCGAGTGCGGGGAACCCGTCAGCGTCTGCGACCCCACCTCCTACGTCGCGCGGCGCTTCGTCCGGCGGCTCGAGGACGTCGAGGTCCTCGCCTCGCGGGGTTTCGTGGTCTCCGAGGGGCAGTTCGCGCACTGGGCCGAGCAGCGCGGCGAGAAGCGCCTGCTCATGGAGGACTTCTACCGCGACGTGCGGCGGCACCACGGCCTGCTGATGGACGGCGAGAAGCCCGTCGGTGGGACGTGGAACTACGACCACGACAACCGCGAGGGTCCGCCGAAGAAGCGGACCGCGCTCGACGTCCGCGAACCCTGGTGGCCGACCGAGGACGAGATCGACGAGGAGGTCCGCGCCGACCTCGACCGCTGGGAACGCGACGAGGGTGTGGAGTTCACCGGCGTGGACGGACCCCGGCGGTTCGCCGTGACGCGCCGCGAGGCGCTCAGCGGGCTGCGGCGGTTCCTCACCGACCGGCTCGAGCAGTTCGGGGTCTACGAGGACGCGATGATGGCGCAGGACCCGTGGATGTCGCACTCGCTGCTGTCGGCGCCGATGAACCTCGGTCTGCTCGACCCCGTCGAGGTCGCCCGCAAGGCCGAGGAGCACGGCCGCGCCCACGACGTCCGGCTCGCCTCGGTGGAGGGTTTCGTCCGGCAGGTCGTCGGGTGGCGCTCCTACACCTGGCACCTGTACTGGCACCTGGGCGAGGACTACAAGCGGCGCAACGCGTTGGGCGCCCGCACCGAGCTGCCGCAGTGGTTCGCCGACCTCGACGCCGACGCGGTCGAGGCGAACTGCCTGCACCACGTGCTCGCCGGTGTCCGCGACGAGGGGTGGGTGCACCACATCCCGCGACTCATGGTGCTGGGGAACTGGGGCCTGCAGCGGGGCTACCACCCGGCCGACCTCGCGGACTGGTTCTGGCGCAACTTCGTCGACGGCTACGACTGGGTCATGACGACGAACGTGGTCGGCATGTCCCAGCACGCCGACCACGGTGTGCTGGCCACGAAGCCCTACGCCTCCGGCGGCGCGTACATCGACAGGATGAGCGACTTCTGCGGGGGCTGTCGCTACGATCCCAAGGTGCGGGTCGGCGAGGACGCCTGCCCGTTCACCGCCGGCTACTGGAACTTCCTGGCGGGGCACCGCGAGCAGCTCGAGGGGAACCGGCGGATGACGCAGGCCCTGCGCGGCCTGAACCGGCTGCGCGACCTCGACGGCGTGCTGCACCAGGAAGCCGAGAGAGGGAGTGGTCCACCGTGA
- a CDS encoding PPOX class F420-dependent oxidoreductase, translated as MTDRADQADRTDRVAELLAATSYVLLTTFRKDGRLVPTPVWAAPLGDGRLVLVTQDSTGKVKRIRRDPHVLLAPCSRRGTPHGRPVDGTAEVLPDDRLPEVERVLADKYGLQFQVFGKVESLLQRRGRMTGRRVAVALTVTG; from the coding sequence GTGACCGACCGTGCTGACCAGGCCGACCGGACCGACCGGGTGGCGGAACTGCTCGCGGCCACCTCGTACGTCCTGCTGACGACGTTCCGCAAGGACGGGCGCCTGGTGCCGACGCCCGTGTGGGCGGCCCCGCTGGGCGACGGCCGGCTCGTGCTCGTGACCCAGGACAGCACGGGGAAGGTCAAGCGCATCCGTCGTGACCCGCACGTCCTGCTGGCCCCGTGCAGCCGGCGCGGGACACCGCACGGGCGTCCCGTCGACGGGACCGCGGAGGTGCTGCCCGACGACCGGCTGCCGGAGGTCGAGCGGGTCCTGGCCGACAAGTACGGACTGCAGTTCCAGGTGTTCGGCAAGGTCGAGTCCCTCCTGCAGCGCCGGGGTCGGATGACGGGCCGCCGCGTCGCGGTGGCCCTCACCGTCACCGGCTGA
- a CDS encoding MBL fold metallo-hydrolase: MDSPRLALTVVGTATVLLRWGPLTLLTDPNFLHAGQYAYLGWGMASRRRTEPALAVEDLPPLSGIVLSHLHGDHLDRVARRGLDATVPVLTTPHARTRLERRYGFEDVHGLGTWDDRVLVAGGQQVRVTAVPGRHARGPLRALLPPVMGSVLEFGAVGGPVQRRVYVSGDTLVVPELRELPVRFPDLHLAVLHLGGTTLPPGSPRGLVVTMDGVAGTDLVELVRPVAAVPVHHDDYGVFRSPRSDFTAEMGRRGLGSVVRCVERGETAWF; encoded by the coding sequence GTGGACAGCCCCCGCCTCGCGCTCACCGTCGTCGGCACCGCCACCGTCCTGCTGCGGTGGGGACCGCTGACGCTGCTCACCGACCCGAACTTCCTGCACGCCGGCCAGTACGCGTACCTGGGCTGGGGCATGGCGTCTCGGCGGCGGACCGAGCCGGCGCTCGCGGTCGAGGACCTCCCGCCGCTCAGCGGGATCGTGCTGTCGCACCTGCACGGCGACCACCTCGACCGGGTCGCCCGTCGGGGGCTGGACGCGACGGTCCCCGTCCTGACGACGCCGCACGCGCGCACCCGCCTCGAACGCCGGTACGGCTTCGAGGACGTGCACGGCCTCGGGACCTGGGACGACCGCGTCCTCGTCGCCGGCGGGCAGCAGGTCCGGGTCACGGCGGTCCCGGGCCGGCACGCCCGCGGCCCGCTGCGGGCGCTGCTCCCACCCGTCATGGGCAGCGTGCTGGAGTTCGGGGCTGTGGGGGGACCCGTGCAGCGCCGCGTCTACGTCTCGGGGGACACGCTCGTCGTGCCGGAGCTGCGGGAGCTGCCCGTCCGCTTCCCCGACCTGCACCTCGCCGTACTGCACCTGGGCGGCACGACGTTGCCGCCGGGGTCGCCGCGGGGCCTGGTCGTCACGATGGACGGTGTGGCCGGGACCGACCTCGTCGAGCTCGTCCGGCCGGTCGCGGCCGTCCCCGTCCACCACGACGACTACGGGGTCTTCCGTTCGCCCCGGTCCGACTTCACCGCCGAGATGGGGCGGCGCGGGCTCGGATCGGTCGTGCGCTGCGTCGAGCGGGGCGAGACCGCCTGGTTCTGA
- a CDS encoding DUF2243 domain-containing protein — MRGRSLVAGLLCGVGLAGFLDEVVFHQLLHWHHFYDRSTSTVGLVSDGWFHAGSWLATVAGLFVVADLQRRHALAGRRVAAGVLLGWGGFQLYDGLVQHKVFGLHQVRYGVELWPYDLAWNLTGALGVLAGVLLLVLRRRRRT, encoded by the coding sequence GTGCGCGGCCGGTCCCTGGTGGCGGGTCTGCTCTGCGGAGTGGGGCTCGCGGGGTTCCTCGACGAGGTGGTGTTCCACCAGCTGCTGCACTGGCACCACTTCTACGACCGGTCCACGAGCACGGTGGGGCTGGTCTCCGACGGCTGGTTCCACGCGGGCAGCTGGCTGGCGACCGTCGCGGGGTTGTTCGTCGTCGCGGACCTGCAGCGGCGGCACGCGCTCGCCGGGCGGCGGGTGGCGGCCGGTGTCCTGCTGGGCTGGGGCGGGTTCCAGCTGTACGACGGCCTGGTGCAGCACAAGGTGTTCGGGCTGCACCAGGTGCGCTACGGCGTGGAGCTGTGGCCCTACGACCTGGCGTGGAACCTGACCGGGGCGCTGGGGGTGCTCGCCGGCGTCCTCCTGCTGGTCCTGCGGCGGCGGCGCCGCACGTGA
- a CDS encoding cytochrome c oxidase assembly protein, whose amino-acid sequence MTWTALLVPAVLLPAAYLGAEHVLHRRGDAWPVTRSGAALAAGALLAVTALWPGSGDLRVAETVRHLLATMAAPVLFALSGPVALTLRVLRSRPRRALVRLLHGRWARAVTWWPVATVLAASGAPLFYLAPVPHGLHAPLMVHMALASWLLATVVAGPDPARGRPGTVTSTLALLVVAAVHGITAKLCSAAGAGPAAELLFVGGDVVEVGTAVAVWSRWYRRTAPRAARSTRGTVTDVRTGCLQAGPGNGGQGAQQGSACRHPVRGG is encoded by the coding sequence GTGACCTGGACCGCGCTCCTCGTCCCCGCGGTGCTCCTGCCGGCCGCGTACCTCGGCGCCGAGCACGTCCTGCACCGCCGGGGCGACGCCTGGCCCGTGACCCGCAGCGGTGCGGCGCTCGCGGCGGGTGCGCTCCTGGCGGTGACGGCGCTGTGGCCCGGGAGCGGTGACCTCCGCGTCGCCGAGACCGTGCGGCACCTGCTGGCGACGATGGCCGCGCCGGTCCTGTTCGCGCTGTCCGGTCCGGTCGCGCTCACCCTGCGGGTGCTCCGCTCCCGGCCACGGCGAGCGCTGGTGCGGCTCCTGCACGGCCGGTGGGCGCGCGCCGTGACGTGGTGGCCGGTCGCGACGGTCCTCGCGGCGTCCGGCGCCCCGCTGTTCTACCTGGCGCCCGTCCCGCACGGGCTGCACGCGCCGCTCATGGTCCACATGGCCCTCGCGAGCTGGCTGCTCGCGACGGTCGTCGCGGGTCCCGACCCCGCGCGGGGACGACCCGGGACCGTGACGAGCACGCTCGCCCTGCTCGTCGTCGCCGCCGTCCACGGGATCACGGCCAAGCTCTGCTCCGCGGCCGGCGCCGGACCGGCCGCGGAGCTGCTCTTCGTCGGAGGTGACGTCGTGGAGGTGGGGACCGCCGTCGCCGTGTGGTCGCGGTGGTACCGGCGGACCGCGCCGCGTGCCGCGCGCTCGACCCGAGGGACCGTCACCGACGTCCGTACGGGATGTCTGCAGGCCGGCCCCGGGAACGGGGGTCAGGGGGCCCAACAGGGGTCGGCGTGCAGACATCCCGTACGCGGCGGCTAG